The Methanothrix sp. genome has a segment encoding these proteins:
- the cas4 gene encoding CRISPR-associated protein Cas4: MITVSDVKQYLYCPKIIYFDHILHITKPADEKLKTGKDKHDSITAREKRRKGAIFYDPELDGAEKMFRVELESSTLGLRGVLDYLVRTDREFIPVDYKFGHSHKGSVQLNHKYQLAAYALLVEESFKTVVRRGFIHYSRDPINVRIDLDDEIRRRTLKVIREIAQIIEDEIEPAGTRNSSRCIDCEYRKYCIGHISPRPNPEK, encoded by the coding sequence ATGATCACAGTAAGCGATGTCAAGCAGTACCTTTACTGCCCAAAGATAATCTACTTCGACCACATCCTTCACATTACCAAGCCTGCTGATGAGAAGCTGAAAACAGGTAAGGATAAGCATGATTCAATCACCGCCAGGGAGAAACGGCGCAAGGGGGCGATCTTCTATGATCCGGAGCTGGACGGTGCAGAGAAGATGTTCCGGGTGGAACTGGAGAGCAGTACCCTCGGATTAAGGGGAGTTTTAGACTACCTGGTGAGAACTGATCGAGAGTTCATACCTGTGGACTACAAGTTTGGCCACTCTCATAAAGGAAGCGTCCAGCTAAACCACAAGTATCAGCTCGCTGCTTATGCTCTCCTGGTGGAGGAGAGCTTCAAGACTGTAGTCCGGCGGGGTTTCATCCATTACAGCAGGGATCCTATCAATGTGCGGATTGACTTAGATGACGAGATCCGCAGGCGCACTCTGAAGGTCATCAGGGAGATAGCTCAGATAATCGAGGATGAGATTGAGCCCGCGGGAACGAGGAATTCTTCCCGATGCATAGATTGCGAATATAGAAAGTATTGCATCGGACACATCTCGCCCAGACCAAATCCGGAGAAATAA
- the cas4a gene encoding type I-A CRISPR-associated protein Cas4/Csa1 — protein MYFFSEEERKYLLKKLIPSSRESGIAEELRGWNWHCSELSPPHDILLPVWEISDRYCETGRDTYLRHVQKVSVPASEEMVAGRIYHQAMAELYPTAKRLIYKEGMNICAQLSDILMGRLDDALVEAAEQLSQAKCSSYENIGKSVSDNLRKLWSFEVSRIVSSIFSYLSKYKYLSDDSLINHALPFVVEHKLDGKYLGLSRNLSADAINMGGMLICDLKTGQQRDFHRLSATGYALVYESLYEVPINIGCTVYLSFPKNHPTPHIERDFFIISDEVRQWFIEERDSKQDLIFYERDPGRCPNPGSCRYREFCFQQ, from the coding sequence ATGTATTTCTTTTCCGAAGAAGAGCGGAAATATCTCTTAAAAAAGCTCATCCCGAGCTCTCGGGAGAGTGGAATAGCAGAGGAACTCCGGGGCTGGAACTGGCATTGCTCTGAGCTATCGCCGCCACATGATATACTCCTGCCTGTCTGGGAGATCTCGGACAGATACTGCGAGACCGGTCGGGACACCTATCTGAGGCATGTGCAGAAGGTCAGCGTCCCGGCGAGTGAGGAGATGGTGGCAGGACGCATCTATCATCAGGCCATGGCTGAGCTTTATCCCACTGCCAAGAGGCTCATCTATAAGGAAGGCATGAATATCTGTGCTCAGCTTTCCGATATCCTGATGGGGCGCCTCGATGATGCCTTAGTCGAGGCTGCAGAACAGCTCTCACAGGCAAAATGCTCTTCATATGAAAATATCGGCAAGAGCGTCAGCGATAACCTGAGAAAGCTCTGGTCATTCGAGGTGAGCAGAATTGTCTCCTCCATCTTTTCTTACCTCTCCAAGTACAAGTATCTGAGCGATGATTCTCTGATCAATCACGCTCTGCCTTTTGTGGTGGAGCATAAGCTGGATGGCAAGTATCTGGGCCTGAGCCGTAACCTCTCTGCTGATGCCATAAATATGGGCGGGATGCTGATATGCGACCTCAAGACCGGGCAGCAGAGAGATTTTCACCGCCTTTCTGCCACCGGCTATGCTCTGGTCTATGAGAGCCTTTATGAGGTTCCCATCAACATCGGCTGCACAGTCTATCTGAGCTTCCCCAAAAATCATCCGACTCCCCATATCGAGAGGGATTTCTTCATCATCAGCGATGAGGTCCGTCAGTGGTTCATTGAGGAAAGGGACAGCAAACAAGACCTTATATTTTATGAGCGCGATCCTGGAAGGTGCCCAAATCCAGGAAGCTGCAGGTACAGAGAATTCTGCTTTCAGCAATAG